A window from Carassius gibelio isolate Cgi1373 ecotype wild population from Czech Republic chromosome B3, carGib1.2-hapl.c, whole genome shotgun sequence encodes these proteins:
- the LOC127952728 gene encoding uncharacterized protein LOC127952728: MASPTIVICTSCHMYSLSISVADEGFTCDKCRETVRLTEKISELETRIQTLIEDSKNVRDLDMALDASSSGIPVHCPVPAEPLQQGNWVTVRQRSRGSKHRSSVPIKTLNRFSPLSDAPTEKPDESALVIGDSIVRNVNIKTPATIVKCLPGARAPDILANLKVLANAKRKYSKIVIHAGANDVRLRQSEITKNNFKEVCELASTMSDTVICSGPLPVYRGDEMHSRLSSLNGWMSKWCPQNNIGYIDNWTSFWGRPDLFKRDGLHPSWGGATLLSRNMANSLSVYT, encoded by the coding sequence atggcttctcctacaattgttatttgcacctcttgccacatgtacagtttatctatctctgtcgctgatgagggattcacatgtgataaatgcagggaaacagttaggctgacagagaagatttcagaattagagacacgcatccaaactttaattgaggacagtaagaatgttagggatctagatatggctttggatgcgtctagctcagggattcctgtacattgtccggttccagcagagcccctgcagcagggcaactgggtgacggtgaggcagcgtagtcgtgggtcaaaacaccgctcttctgttccgatcaaaacattaaacaggttctccccactcagtgatgcacccactgagaaacctgatgaaagtgctctagttattggtgattctattgtacggaacgtgaatataaagacaccagccaccatagtcaaatgtttaccgggagccagagcgcctgacatcttggcaaatttaaaagtgctggctaatgctaaacgtaaatacagtaagattgttattcatgccggcgctaatgatgttcgacttcgccagtcggagatcactaaaaataactttaaagaggtgtgtgaacttgcaagcacgatgtcagacactgtaatatgctctggtcccctccctgtttaccgtggtgacgagatgcatagcagattgtcatcactcaatggctggatgtctaagtggtgcccacagaataacataggttatatagacaattggacgagcttttggggcagacctgacctgtttaaaagagatggtcttcatccctcatggggtggcgccactcttctgtctagaaatatggcaaatagtcttagtgtttatacttga